The following proteins are encoded in a genomic region of Tenacibaculum sp. 190524A05c:
- a CDS encoding homocysteine S-methyltransferase family protein, whose product MSNIYSEIQKRILVLDGAMGTMLQEYNFSEEDFRGERFKDHSSPLKGNNDLLSITQPEAIKEVHRKYLEVGADIIETNTFSGTSIAMEDYSLEHLAYELNYESAKIAKEVANEFTTKEPHKPRFVAGAIGPTNRTASLSPDVNKPEYRAVTFEDLRKAYKEQVEGLVAGGVDLLLVETIFDTLNAKAALFAIDEVKEERNIDIPIMVSGTITDASGRTLSGQTVEAFLISMSHIPLLSVGFNCALGAEQLQPYLKRLSNNTSFYTSAYPNAGLPNAFGEYDQSPEEMKTLIEDYLKDGILNIIGGCCGTTPQHIKGIVEVAEKYQPRQLKVADL is encoded by the coding sequence ATGTCAAACATCTATTCAGAAATACAAAAAAGAATCCTTGTGCTTGATGGCGCAATGGGAACAATGCTTCAAGAATATAACTTCTCAGAAGAAGATTTTCGTGGAGAACGTTTTAAAGATCATTCTTCACCATTAAAAGGAAATAATGATTTGTTATCTATAACTCAGCCCGAAGCAATAAAAGAAGTCCATCGTAAATATTTAGAAGTTGGAGCTGATATTATAGAAACCAACACCTTTTCAGGAACTTCTATAGCTATGGAAGATTATTCTCTAGAGCATTTAGCATATGAGTTAAATTATGAATCTGCGAAAATTGCCAAAGAGGTTGCAAATGAGTTTACTACTAAAGAACCGCATAAACCAAGATTTGTGGCAGGTGCAATAGGACCAACAAATAGAACTGCTAGTTTATCCCCAGATGTAAATAAACCTGAATACAGAGCTGTAACTTTTGAAGACTTAAGAAAAGCATATAAAGAGCAAGTCGAAGGTTTAGTTGCTGGTGGAGTGGATTTATTATTAGTCGAAACCATATTTGATACTTTAAATGCGAAAGCAGCACTTTTTGCTATAGATGAAGTTAAAGAAGAAAGAAATATAGACATTCCTATCATGGTTTCTGGAACAATAACAGATGCTAGTGGAAGAACATTATCTGGTCAAACCGTTGAGGCTTTTTTAATTTCAATGTCACACATTCCATTATTAAGTGTTGGTTTTAATTGTGCATTAGGGGCTGAACAGTTACAACCGTACTTAAAAAGATTGTCAAACAATACTAGTTTTTATACGTCTGCATATCCAAATGCAGGATTGCCAAATGCTTTTGGGGAGTATGATCAGTCACCAGAAGAAATGAAAACATTAATAGAAGATTATCTAAAGGATGGGATTCTAAACATAATTGGTGGATGTTGTGGAACTACTCCTCAGCATATTAAAGGTATTGTAGAAGTAGCCGAAAAATATCAACCGAGACAATTAAAGGTAGCGGATCTATAA
- the metH gene encoding methionine synthase encodes MKRYLKLSGLEPLIITPESNFINVGERTNVTGSRRFLRLIKEEKYGEALAVARDQVEGGAQILDVNMDEGMLDGVHAMVTFLNLIASEPDIARIPIMIDSSKWEIIEAGLQVAQGKCVVNSISLKEGEEAFIRQAKLIKRYGAATIVMAFDEVGQADNYERRIEICERSYRILVDVVKFPPEDIIFDPNIFPVATGMEEHRKNAIDFFKATKWIRTNLPYASVSGGVSNVSFSFRGNNVVREAMHSAFLYHAIQHGMNMGIVNPTMLEVYDEIPKDLLEHVEDVLLDRRDDATERLLDFAETVKGIKKEDSSKQLVWRENSLQDRITHSLVKGIDAFIVEDVEEARQSVERPIEVIEGHLMSGMNVVGDLFGSGKMFLPQVVKSARVMKRAVAYLQPFIEDSKDSNASSAGKILMATVKGDVHDIGKNIVSVVLGCNNYEIVDLGVMVPPEKIIEVAQKEQVDVIGLSGLITPSLDEMVYLANEMEKKEMNIPLLIGGATTSKAHTAVKIAPKYTNSVVHVNDASRAVTVVGNLLQENNKIYKEEIRSEYVKFRDQFLNRTKQKNYITIEEARKNKFQINWGTSEITKPDFLGSYVIENLDLNLLVDYIDWSPFFRSWDLHGKFPDILTDDIVGKQASELYEDAKVLLNQVIEEKLLKAKAVFGLFKANSVEDDIIVNADGKEFTFLTLRQQLKKREGVPNIALSDFIAPKDSGIQDYLGTFCVTAGFGTAELAAEYEKNNDDYNSIMIKAIADRFAEAFAEYLHEEVRKKYWGYATAENLSNEELIKESYKGIRPAPGYPACPDHLEKNTIWDLLKVEEKIGVQLTESLAMWPAASVSGYYFGNAEAKYFGLGKIKEDQLKDYTERRGISEDLTRKWLSPIIAD; translated from the coding sequence ATGAAGAGATATTTAAAATTATCAGGATTAGAACCATTAATCATAACACCTGAAAGTAATTTTATAAATGTTGGAGAAAGAACAAACGTAACAGGATCGCGTAGATTTCTTCGTTTAATTAAAGAAGAAAAATATGGAGAAGCGCTTGCGGTAGCACGTGATCAAGTAGAAGGTGGAGCACAGATTTTAGATGTAAATATGGATGAAGGAATGTTAGATGGTGTTCATGCGATGGTTACATTCTTAAATTTAATTGCATCTGAACCAGATATTGCTCGAATTCCAATTATGATCGATAGTTCTAAATGGGAAATTATCGAAGCTGGATTGCAAGTGGCGCAAGGAAAGTGTGTGGTAAATTCTATTTCTCTGAAAGAAGGGGAAGAAGCTTTTATTCGCCAAGCTAAGTTGATTAAAAGGTATGGAGCTGCAACTATTGTAATGGCATTTGATGAGGTTGGACAGGCTGACAATTATGAACGTAGAATAGAAATTTGCGAACGCTCTTATCGAATTTTAGTAGATGTTGTGAAGTTTCCTCCTGAGGATATCATTTTCGATCCTAATATTTTCCCTGTGGCAACAGGAATGGAAGAGCATAGAAAAAATGCAATTGATTTCTTTAAAGCTACCAAATGGATTCGAACAAATCTTCCATATGCCAGTGTTTCTGGAGGTGTAAGTAATGTATCGTTTTCTTTCAGAGGAAATAATGTTGTTCGAGAAGCAATGCACTCGGCTTTCTTATATCACGCCATTCAACATGGAATGAATATGGGAATTGTGAACCCGACAATGTTAGAAGTTTACGACGAAATTCCTAAAGATTTATTAGAGCATGTTGAAGATGTACTTTTAGATAGAAGAGATGACGCTACTGAACGTTTATTAGATTTTGCAGAAACTGTAAAAGGAATTAAAAAAGAAGATAGTTCTAAACAATTAGTTTGGAGAGAAAACTCTTTACAAGATCGTATTACGCATAGTTTAGTAAAGGGAATTGATGCTTTTATTGTTGAAGATGTAGAAGAAGCTCGTCAAAGTGTAGAAAGACCAATTGAAGTTATTGAAGGTCATTTAATGTCTGGAATGAATGTGGTTGGAGATTTGTTTGGTAGTGGGAAAATGTTCTTACCTCAAGTAGTAAAATCTGCTCGAGTAATGAAAAGAGCTGTAGCATATTTACAACCATTTATTGAAGACTCGAAAGATAGTAATGCAAGTTCGGCAGGGAAAATTTTAATGGCAACGGTAAAAGGAGATGTTCATGATATTGGTAAAAATATTGTGAGTGTTGTACTTGGATGTAATAACTACGAAATAGTTGATCTTGGAGTTATGGTTCCACCAGAAAAAATTATTGAAGTAGCTCAAAAGGAACAAGTTGATGTAATTGGTTTAAGTGGATTAATTACGCCTTCTTTAGATGAAATGGTGTATTTGGCAAATGAAATGGAAAAGAAAGAAATGAATATTCCATTGTTAATTGGAGGAGCAACTACTTCTAAAGCACATACAGCTGTTAAAATTGCTCCGAAATACACAAATTCTGTGGTGCATGTAAATGATGCGTCAAGAGCAGTAACGGTAGTAGGAAATTTATTACAAGAGAATAATAAAATCTACAAAGAGGAAATACGTAGTGAGTATGTGAAGTTTAGAGATCAGTTTTTAAATAGAACTAAGCAAAAAAATTACATAACCATTGAGGAAGCAAGAAAGAACAAGTTTCAAATTAATTGGGGAACATCAGAAATTACAAAACCTGATTTTTTAGGGTCTTATGTTATTGAAAACTTAGACTTAAACCTTCTTGTAGATTATATCGATTGGAGTCCATTTTTTAGATCATGGGATTTGCATGGAAAATTTCCAGATATTCTAACAGATGATATCGTAGGTAAACAAGCCTCTGAATTATACGAAGATGCCAAAGTATTATTAAACCAAGTTATAGAGGAAAAACTATTAAAAGCTAAAGCAGTTTTTGGTTTGTTTAAAGCGAATTCTGTTGAAGATGACATCATTGTAAATGCAGATGGTAAAGAATTCACATTCCTTACGCTTCGTCAACAATTAAAGAAAAGAGAAGGAGTTCCAAACATTGCGTTGTCTGATTTCATTGCTCCAAAGGATTCAGGAATTCAAGATTATTTAGGAACATTTTGTGTAACAGCTGGTTTCGGAACGGCTGAGCTTGCTGCAGAATATGAGAAGAATAATGATGATTATAATTCTATAATGATTAAAGCAATTGCGGATCGTTTTGCAGAAGCTTTTGCTGAATATCTACACGAGGAAGTTCGTAAAAAATACTGGGGTTACGCGACTGCAGAAAACTTATCGAATGAAGAATTAATAAAGGAAAGTTATAAAGGAATTCGTCCCGCTCCTGGCTATCCTGCATGTCCAGATCATTTAGAGAAAAATACAATTTGGGATTTGTTAAAGGTTGAAGAAAAAATAGGAGTTCAACTTACTGAAAGTTTAGCAATGTGGCCTGCAGCTAGTGTTTCTGGTTATTATTTCGGAAATGCAGAAGCCAAATATTTTGGACTAGGAAAAATAAAAGAAGATCAATTAAAAGATTATACCGAACGAAGAGGTATTAGTGAAGATTTAACTCGAAAATGGTTAAGTCCAATTATTGCCGATTAA
- the metF gene encoding methylenetetrahydrofolate reductase [NAD(P)H]: MKVTEHIEQSKGKTRFSFEILPPLKGQNIDSIFNNIDPLMEFNPPFIDVTYHREEYVYKELENGLLQKQVVKKRPGTVGICAAIQNKYNVDAIPHVLCGGFTKEDTENFLIDLDFLGIDNVMALRGDAVKSEIYFKPEKEGHQYASDLVDQIECLNHGKYLDEELQNSAPTDFCVGVAGYPEKHMEAPSLDSDIHFLKKKIKKGADYIVTQMFFDNQKYFEFVDKCRADGITVPIIPGLKPISTKKQLNMIPHRFKVDLPDDLIMAVVNCKNNQQVREVGVEWCINQSKELITKGVPFLHYYSMGKSDNIKNIAKEIF, from the coding sequence ATGAAAGTTACAGAACACATAGAACAATCTAAAGGGAAAACTAGATTTTCGTTTGAAATATTACCTCCACTAAAAGGTCAAAATATAGATTCAATTTTTAATAATATTGATCCTTTAATGGAATTTAATCCTCCTTTTATTGACGTTACATATCATAGAGAAGAATATGTTTATAAAGAATTAGAAAACGGATTACTACAAAAGCAGGTTGTTAAAAAACGACCAGGAACTGTTGGTATTTGTGCTGCAATTCAAAATAAATACAATGTAGATGCAATACCTCATGTTTTGTGTGGTGGTTTTACCAAAGAGGATACAGAAAACTTTTTAATCGATTTGGATTTTCTGGGAATTGATAATGTAATGGCATTACGTGGTGATGCCGTTAAAAGTGAAATCTATTTTAAACCAGAAAAAGAAGGTCACCAATATGCTAGCGACTTAGTAGATCAAATTGAATGTTTAAATCATGGAAAGTACTTGGATGAAGAATTACAAAACTCAGCACCAACAGATTTCTGTGTAGGAGTTGCAGGATATCCTGAAAAACACATGGAAGCTCCGAGTTTAGATTCAGATATTCATTTCTTGAAGAAGAAAATTAAAAAAGGAGCGGATTATATTGTAACTCAAATGTTTTTTGACAATCAAAAATATTTTGAATTTGTAGATAAATGTCGAGCAGATGGAATTACAGTACCAATTATTCCAGGGTTAAAACCGATCTCAACAAAAAAGCAATTAAATATGATTCCTCATCGCTTTAAAGTTGATCTTCCTGATGATTTAATTATGGCTGTTGTAAATTGTAAAAACAACCAACAAGTACGCGAAGTAGGTGTGGAATGGTGTATCAACCAAAGTAAAGAATTAATTACTAAAGGTGTTCCGTTTTTACATTATTATTCAATGGGGAAATCAGATAATATTAAAAATATAGCCAAAGAAATTTTCTAA
- a CDS encoding S9 family peptidase: MKANSKLLTILFFVVSVSVTNAQKIVGSWKGTLKVQGMEMPLIFNISEKDGAFSSTMDSPSQGAIGIPMDETKFEGNTLSIAFKKAGITYSGNLEDNTIKGTFKQGGMEIPLALQKTEKTVPGNPELVSSEADLNNLSSLEKGNYKYSVEDYFSNPKGVSFRFSPDGKYLSYKESDENGKQHVYVKNIQTGKAERVIEQKKELIRGYGWLNSNRLYYTMDKGGNENYHIYAINLDGSNDKDLTPFEGVRANFESLLKEDKDHIIVQLNKNNPQIFEPYKLNVVTGDIKQLFENKDASNPISGYQFDKDGNLRGYTKLKDGVNMEVYYEDGKGGYELWKQLNWKDSFGVISFNYATDYPHDAYVLSNLETDKAEILLYDLKKKKTIKKIFSNEKYDVGGLGLSKKNNYAIDYLSYEGEKNILVPVSKAYKKLDKAVKKKLPGMQYYVTGRTDDESKYMLYITSDKVYGIYYVYDIKKNELKEIYNTMPQLRPEDMAEMRPITFKSRDGVTIHGYITLPKEALNGEKVPVIVNPHGGPQGIRDSWGFNPESQLFASRGYATLQVNFRISGGYGRKFLESGFKEIGRKAMDDVEDGLKYVVDKGWVDGDKAAIYGGSHGGYAVLRGLTKTPDLYACGVDYVGVSNLFTFMKTIPPYWKPYLKIIKEIWYDEDVAAEKEIMNEVSPVFHIDKIKKPLFVVQGANDPRVNIDESDQIVEGLRSKGVDVPYMVRYDEGHGFGKEENRIALYKSMMGFYAKHLKGNSKEPIKH, translated from the coding sequence ATGAAAGCAAACAGCAAATTACTAACAATTCTATTTTTTGTAGTTAGTGTTTCTGTAACAAATGCCCAAAAAATTGTTGGGAGTTGGAAAGGAACGCTAAAAGTACAAGGCATGGAAATGCCACTGATATTTAATATTTCTGAAAAAGATGGTGCATTTTCGTCTACTATGGATAGTCCTTCTCAAGGAGCAATAGGAATTCCAATGGATGAAACAAAATTTGAAGGAAATACACTTTCAATAGCATTTAAAAAAGCAGGGATTACTTATTCAGGAAATTTAGAAGACAACACAATAAAAGGAACTTTTAAACAAGGAGGAATGGAGATTCCATTAGCGTTACAAAAAACAGAGAAAACAGTTCCAGGAAATCCGGAGTTGGTTTCATCTGAAGCAGATTTGAATAATTTATCAAGTCTAGAGAAAGGAAACTATAAGTATTCTGTAGAAGATTATTTTTCAAATCCAAAGGGAGTTTCATTCCGATTTTCTCCAGATGGTAAATATTTATCTTACAAAGAAAGTGATGAGAATGGAAAACAACATGTTTATGTAAAGAATATTCAAACAGGCAAAGCGGAAAGAGTTATTGAGCAAAAAAAGGAATTAATCCGCGGATATGGTTGGTTAAATTCAAACCGTTTATACTATACTATGGATAAAGGAGGAAATGAAAATTACCACATTTATGCCATAAACTTAGACGGAAGTAATGATAAGGATTTAACACCTTTTGAAGGAGTAAGAGCAAATTTTGAGTCGTTATTAAAAGAAGATAAAGATCATATCATAGTTCAGTTAAATAAGAACAATCCTCAAATTTTCGAACCATACAAGCTAAATGTTGTTACTGGTGACATCAAACAATTATTTGAAAATAAAGATGCTAGTAATCCAATTTCAGGATATCAATTCGATAAAGATGGTAACTTAAGAGGTTATACTAAGTTGAAAGATGGTGTAAATATGGAAGTCTATTATGAAGATGGAAAAGGAGGATATGAATTATGGAAACAGTTAAATTGGAAAGATAGTTTTGGAGTAATTTCGTTTAACTATGCTACTGATTACCCACACGACGCTTATGTGTTGAGTAATTTAGAAACTGATAAAGCAGAAATCTTATTATATGATTTAAAGAAGAAAAAAACGATCAAGAAAATTTTCTCAAATGAAAAGTATGATGTTGGAGGTCTAGGATTATCAAAGAAGAATAATTATGCGATTGATTATTTATCATACGAAGGTGAGAAAAACATTCTTGTTCCGGTAAGTAAGGCGTATAAAAAATTAGATAAAGCTGTAAAGAAAAAGCTTCCAGGAATGCAGTATTATGTTACTGGAAGAACAGATGACGAATCTAAATATATGTTATATATCACTAGTGATAAAGTATACGGAATCTACTATGTTTATGATATAAAGAAAAACGAATTAAAAGAGATTTATAACACAATGCCACAGCTTCGTCCAGAAGATATGGCAGAAATGAGACCAATTACATTCAAAAGTAGAGATGGTGTAACAATTCACGGATATATTACATTACCAAAAGAAGCTTTAAACGGTGAAAAAGTTCCTGTAATTGTAAATCCACATGGTGGTCCACAAGGAATTAGAGATTCTTGGGGATTCAATCCAGAATCACAATTATTTGCAAGTAGAGGATATGCTACATTACAGGTGAACTTTAGAATTTCTGGTGGATATGGGCGTAAATTTTTAGAGTCTGGATTTAAAGAAATTGGTAGAAAAGCAATGGACGATGTAGAAGACGGATTAAAATACGTTGTTGACAAAGGATGGGTAGACGGAGATAAAGCTGCTATTTATGGAGGAAGCCACGGTGGATATGCTGTACTAAGAGGGTTAACAAAAACTCCTGATTTATATGCATGTGGTGTAGATTATGTTGGGGTTTCGAATTTATTTACATTTATGAAAACAATTCCACCATATTGGAAACCTTATTTAAAAATTATCAAGGAAATATGGTATGATGAGGATGTAGCTGCAGAAAAGGAAATAATGAATGAAGTTTCACCGGTATTCCATATTGATAAAATCAAGAAACCTTTATTCGTAGTTCAAGGAGCAAATGATCCTAGAGTAAATATTGATGAGTCAGATCAAATTGTAGAAGGATTAAGATCAAAAGGAGTTGATGTTCCATATATGGTAAGATATGACGAAGGTCATGGATTTGGGAAAGAAGAAAATAGAATTGCATTATATAAATCAATGATGGGATTCTATGCAAAACATCTGAAAGGAAATTCGAAAGAGCCAATTAAACATTAA